One genomic window of Trichlorobacter lovleyi includes the following:
- a CDS encoding DUF485 domain-containing protein: MAEQTYNWSAIAKNPKFIELHHKKTAFLFGWWIFSTIYYFLLPIGAAYAPGLFKIQILGRINFGYLFALSQFFVSWGLAMYYAHVANKDFDRLTKELVSELQ; the protein is encoded by the coding sequence ATGGCGGAACAAACGTACAACTGGTCAGCGATAGCTAAAAATCCCAAGTTTATCGAACTGCACCACAAGAAAACAGCCTTCCTTTTCGGCTGGTGGATCTTCTCAACGATCTACTACTTCCTGCTTCCTATCGGAGCGGCCTATGCCCCGGGTCTGTTCAAGATCCAGATCCTGGGCAGGATCAACTTTGGTTATCTGTTCGCTTTGTCGCAGTTTTTTGTGTCCTGGGGCCTGGCAATGTACTATGCCCATGTTGCCAACAAGGACTTCGACCGTCTGACCAAAGAACTGGTCAGTGAACTTCAATAG
- a CDS encoding cation acetate symporter — MKRLLVAIGCVLSLSFAAYAEPAKAPAAPDAKPAVAAPAAAPVAAPAAVAPAGPADAAKPAAAAPAPAPAKDAKAGLKANPKVTIPIFLMIIAATMAVVVWSAKQTKSAADFYTAGGGITGTQNGWAIAGDYMSAASFLGISGMISLYGYDGFMYSVGWLVAYITVLLIVAEPCRNAGKYTLGDILSFRTSPKPVRAVAAISTVSVSTFYLTAQMVGAGKLMQLLLGVPYKTAIIGVGILMVGYVVFGGMTATTWVQIIKAGLLMTGAAILSVMVSIKSGFNPFQFFSDIATSQNIIDHVKLLPIYLKEVKAGTATVDAGQRFLEPGLFLTNPLDQISLGMALVLGTAGMPHILMRFFTVPTAQAARKSVIVAMFIIGSFYILTTLLGFGAAIHVTPQGIKSVDAGGNMAAMMLAKQLGSEFSPFIGDLLLAFLCAVAFATILAVVSGLVLAASAAIAHDIYVNVIKDGHADQKEQVFAARVTSFVVGAVGIVIGIAAEKQNVAHLVALAFAVASSGNLPVVVMSLFWKKFNTAGVIAGLVVGTVASIGLVMISPNMTYPEVVANNAKLAYSKLEKEIADGKVKPEAMEKTLKTIETKKAEEAKNRGGKSMLGLEKPLFTLKNPGIVSIPLGFIAAILATLAFPSKKAEEMWDEIYVRQNTGLGMAKAIDH, encoded by the coding sequence ATGAAGAGACTGTTAGTTGCTATCGGTTGCGTCCTCTCCCTGAGCTTCGCCGCCTATGCCGAGCCTGCCAAGGCACCGGCTGCCCCTGATGCCAAGCCTGCGGTTGCTGCTCCGGCTGCCGCACCTGTTGCTGCGCCGGCTGCAGTTGCCCCCGCTGGCCCTGCAGATGCTGCCAAGCCTGCGGCTGCTGCTCCCGCGCCGGCTCCTGCAAAGGATGCCAAGGCCGGTCTGAAGGCCAACCCCAAGGTTACCATTCCGATCTTCCTGATGATCATCGCTGCCACCATGGCGGTTGTGGTCTGGTCAGCCAAGCAGACCAAGTCGGCTGCCGACTTCTATACTGCCGGTGGTGGTATTACCGGTACCCAGAACGGTTGGGCGATTGCCGGTGACTACATGTCGGCTGCCTCATTCCTGGGTATTTCCGGTATGATCTCCCTCTACGGCTATGACGGCTTCATGTACTCGGTGGGCTGGCTGGTGGCCTACATCACCGTGCTGCTGATCGTTGCCGAGCCTTGCCGGAACGCCGGTAAGTACACCCTGGGGGATATCCTTTCCTTCCGTACCTCACCCAAGCCGGTCCGCGCTGTTGCTGCCATCTCCACGGTATCGGTTTCCACCTTCTACCTGACTGCTCAGATGGTTGGTGCCGGTAAGCTGATGCAGCTGTTGCTGGGGGTGCCGTACAAGACTGCCATCATCGGGGTTGGTATCCTGATGGTTGGTTATGTGGTGTTCGGTGGTATGACCGCCACCACCTGGGTTCAGATCATCAAGGCCGGCCTGCTGATGACCGGCGCTGCCATTCTGTCGGTCATGGTTTCAATCAAGTCCGGCTTTAACCCGTTCCAGTTTTTCAGTGATATCGCCACCAGCCAGAACATCATCGACCATGTCAAGCTGCTGCCGATCTACCTGAAAGAGGTGAAAGCCGGTACGGCCACGGTAGATGCCGGTCAACGCTTCCTTGAGCCGGGCCTGTTCCTGACCAACCCGCTGGATCAGATCTCCCTGGGTATGGCGCTGGTGCTGGGTACTGCCGGTATGCCGCACATCCTGATGCGTTTCTTCACCGTTCCCACCGCACAGGCTGCCCGTAAATCGGTTATCGTGGCCATGTTCATCATCGGTTCCTTCTACATCCTGACCACCCTGCTGGGCTTTGGCGCTGCCATCCATGTTACTCCGCAAGGTATCAAGTCTGTTGACGCAGGCGGCAACATGGCTGCCATGATGCTGGCAAAACAGCTGGGTTCAGAGTTCTCTCCATTCATTGGCGACCTGTTGCTGGCCTTCCTCTGTGCCGTTGCCTTTGCCACCATCCTGGCGGTGGTTTCCGGTCTGGTTCTGGCGGCCTCCGCTGCGATCGCTCACGACATCTATGTTAACGTGATCAAGGACGGCCATGCCGACCAGAAGGAGCAGGTCTTTGCTGCACGTGTTACTTCCTTTGTGGTTGGTGCGGTTGGTATCGTGATCGGTATTGCTGCAGAGAAGCAGAACGTTGCCCACCTGGTGGCCCTGGCCTTTGCCGTGGCCTCCTCCGGTAACCTGCCGGTTGTGGTGATGTCGCTGTTCTGGAAGAAGTTCAACACCGCCGGTGTTATTGCCGGTCTGGTGGTGGGTACCGTTGCTTCAATCGGTCTGGTGATGATCTCCCCCAACATGACCTATCCCGAGGTTGTTGCCAACAACGCTAAATTGGCCTACAGCAAGCTTGAGAAAGAGATTGCAGACGGCAAGGTCAAGCCTGAGGCAATGGAGAAGACCCTCAAGACCATCGAGACCAAGAAGGCTGAAGAGGCCAAAAACCGTGGTGGCAAGTCCATGCTGGGACTGGAGAAGCCGCTCTTTACCCTCAAGAACCCCGGCATCGTATCCATCCCGCTGGGCTTCATCGCCGCCATCCTGGCAACCCTGGCATTCCCGAGCAAGAAGGCCGAGGAGATGTGGGACGAGATCTATGTCCGCCAGAACACCGGCCTGGGTATGGCCAAGGCGATCGACCACTAA
- a CDS encoding IclR family transcriptional regulator: MDRDKGAYSAQVVVKAIDLLEALASNERATTVPQLAKVLKMHRKKVLSLLDTLEEKGLVDRDEQLGTYSLGLHSFSMAQRILKNANMIRIVHPVMESLARKHEAAVCFTVLDRDEVFFLDVVDSFQQVKATEMVGRRFPFFTNAAGKVIKSLSSLDLLERINGRRRKNPVVPNPELLQQELDEIRKKGVAIDVGGFGEGVCAVAVAIRDYGGKVVGALTMLVPAIRMVHERLEQEVIPSMLEGAELLSMKFGYVKMPA, from the coding sequence ATGGATCGGGATAAGGGAGCATATTCAGCACAGGTGGTTGTCAAGGCAATAGACTTGCTGGAGGCCCTTGCATCCAATGAGCGGGCAACGACAGTACCCCAGCTGGCAAAGGTCTTGAAAATGCATCGCAAGAAGGTGCTGTCCCTGTTGGATACCCTGGAGGAAAAGGGGTTGGTGGACCGGGATGAGCAGTTGGGGACCTATAGTCTGGGGTTGCACTCATTCAGCATGGCCCAGCGTATCCTGAAAAATGCAAACATGATCAGGATCGTGCATCCGGTAATGGAATCGCTGGCCCGCAAGCATGAGGCTGCCGTCTGCTTTACCGTGCTTGATCGTGATGAGGTGTTTTTTCTGGATGTGGTTGATTCGTTTCAGCAGGTCAAGGCGACTGAGATGGTGGGGCGCCGCTTTCCTTTTTTTACCAATGCTGCCGGCAAGGTGATCAAGTCGCTCAGTTCTCTTGATCTGTTGGAGCGGATTAACGGGCGGCGCCGAAAAAACCCGGTGGTGCCCAACCCGGAGCTGTTGCAGCAGGAGCTGGATGAGATCCGCAAAAAAGGTGTTGCCATTGATGTGGGTGGTTTTGGTGAAGGGGTCTGCGCCGTGGCAGTAGCTATTCGTGATTATGGCGGCAAGGTGGTCGGCGCCTTGACCATGCTGGTGCCTGCCATCCGGATGGTACATGAACGACTTGAGCAGGAGGTGATCCCTTCAATGCTGGAGGGGGCTGAATTGCTTTCCATGAAATTCGGGTATGTCAAGATGCCCGCCTGA